A stretch of Mucilaginibacter terrae DNA encodes these proteins:
- a CDS encoding ABC transporter permease, whose amino-acid sequence MLKSYILISWRYLMRNKVSSLISVSGLAIGFACVMWIGLYIKTELAYDSFVNDASRVYRVNLKGKMGDSEFYAGYTPPPAGKALMDNFPEVESYTRIYNPGNLLIRNVDENKSFVERRIFAVDSNFLQMLTYPLLEGNPATCLLDPHSVVLTEASAKKYFGNTNPLGKLLQADRTKDPLKVTGVIKDVAQTSSLKFDMLVPVSNYSEVKYFNWSWVWLNMATYIKLKPSAAANPNVAKNLESKFPAMLRVLAAPAFKRIGKNYDEFLKKGGYWDLHLQALPDVHLGSAGITSVVTTQNDIKNLYILGAIGLFIIILACVNFINLSTAQAAKRAKEIGVRKVMGSEKSQLVQQFLTEALFMSLFAVIVAVLMIWALLPYFNQLSGKDITSAMLLNGQFWLFTAALIAVVTLLAGSYPAFYLSSFKPVSILKGFSIFKSSKGNSGVRNGLVVFQFTVSTALIICTLVVYMQLRYIQNRDLGFDKENVVVFANAEKLGNSEEQFRQELEALPQIASVGKSTSMFTRESFGDFYVPIATSPNEHIAKDITLGSYMVDDDFVKTLDIKITKGRTFDKNFNDSLSVILNEAAVKQIGWKDPIGRYIRYPGGKMELYKVVGVVKDFNFDSLHDAIEPFAFFSYSSKSYDAFSSVIIARLKPGNPTNTLNQIGNKWKNYNAIQPFEYSFLNADLNALYVADHQMGSLLFIFTSLSIFVACLGLLGLVIYTAERRTKEIGIRKVLGASVAQITLLLSKDFVKLVIMAIVIASPLAWYAMNKWLQNFNYHITISWWLFAAAGLLAVFIAFVTLSFQSVKAALANPVKNLKTE is encoded by the coding sequence ATGCTTAAAAGTTACATCCTCATATCATGGCGATACCTGATGCGTAATAAGGTATCATCGCTGATCAGCGTATCGGGTTTGGCCATTGGGTTTGCCTGTGTAATGTGGATTGGTTTGTACATTAAAACCGAACTGGCTTATGATAGCTTTGTAAATGATGCCTCGCGCGTTTACCGCGTAAACCTGAAAGGCAAAATGGGCGACAGTGAGTTTTATGCCGGTTACACCCCTCCCCCGGCCGGCAAGGCGCTTATGGATAACTTCCCCGAGGTAGAAAGCTACACCCGCATCTATAACCCGGGCAACCTGCTTATACGCAATGTTGACGAAAACAAGTCGTTTGTAGAGCGACGGATATTTGCAGTAGATTCTAACTTTTTGCAGATGCTTACCTACCCCTTACTGGAGGGCAACCCGGCAACCTGTTTGCTCGACCCGCACTCGGTGGTATTAACCGAGGCATCGGCCAAGAAATACTTTGGTAACACTAACCCCTTAGGCAAACTGCTGCAGGCCGACCGCACCAAAGACCCGCTCAAAGTTACCGGTGTAATTAAGGATGTGGCGCAAACCTCCTCATTAAAGTTTGATATGCTGGTACCTGTAAGCAATTACAGCGAGGTAAAATACTTTAACTGGAGCTGGGTATGGCTCAATATGGCTACTTACATCAAGCTCAAACCATCGGCGGCAGCCAACCCTAATGTGGCCAAAAACCTCGAAAGCAAGTTTCCGGCCATGCTGCGCGTACTGGCCGCCCCGGCTTTTAAGCGCATAGGTAAAAATTATGATGAGTTCCTGAAAAAAGGCGGTTACTGGGATCTGCACTTACAGGCTCTGCCTGATGTGCATTTGGGTTCGGCAGGTATAACATCGGTGGTCACTACTCAAAACGATATTAAAAACCTGTACATATTAGGCGCTATTGGCTTGTTCATTATCATACTTGCCTGTGTAAACTTTATTAACCTGAGTACCGCACAGGCGGCCAAACGCGCCAAAGAAATTGGCGTGCGCAAGGTAATGGGTTCGGAGAAAAGTCAGTTGGTGCAGCAGTTCCTCACCGAGGCGTTGTTTATGAGCCTGTTTGCGGTAATAGTTGCGGTGCTAATGATTTGGGCGTTGCTGCCTTACTTTAACCAGTTATCGGGCAAGGATATAACTTCGGCCATGTTATTGAATGGCCAATTCTGGCTGTTTACAGCTGCATTAATTGCCGTGGTTACTTTGTTGGCGGGCAGTTACCCGGCGTTTTACCTATCATCGTTTAAACCGGTAAGCATACTTAAAGGGTTCAGTATATTTAAAAGCAGCAAGGGCAACAGCGGGGTGCGTAACGGGTTGGTGGTGTTTCAGTTTACCGTATCAACAGCGTTAATTATATGCACCTTGGTGGTATATATGCAGTTGCGCTATATTCAAAACCGCGATTTAGGTTTTGATAAAGAAAACGTAGTAGTATTTGCCAATGCCGAAAAACTGGGCAACAGCGAGGAGCAATTCAGACAGGAATTGGAAGCCTTGCCCCAAATTGCAAGTGTGGGCAAATCAACCAGCATGTTCACCCGCGAATCGTTCGGCGATTTTTATGTGCCCATTGCCACATCGCCCAACGAGCATATTGCCAAGGATATTACCCTTGGCTCGTACATGGTTGATGATGATTTTGTGAAAACACTCGACATCAAGATCACCAAAGGCCGTACATTCGATAAAAACTTCAACGATTCGCTATCGGTAATTTTAAACGAGGCCGCCGTAAAGCAAATAGGCTGGAAAGACCCCATTGGCCGGTACATTCGTTACCCCGGCGGTAAAATGGAGCTGTATAAAGTGGTAGGCGTGGTTAAAGATTTTAACTTTGATTCGTTGCACGATGCTATTGAGCCGTTTGCGTTTTTTAGTTATTCATCAAAGAGTTACGATGCTTTCAGTTCGGTTATCATAGCCCGTTTAAAGCCCGGTAACCCAACTAATACACTCAATCAAATTGGCAACAAGTGGAAAAACTACAATGCCATACAACCGTTTGAGTACAGCTTTTTAAATGCCGACCTGAACGCCCTCTACGTGGCCGACCATCAAATGGGCAGCCTGTTATTCATTTTCACATCGCTATCCATCTTTGTGGCTTGTTTAGGCTTATTAGGCCTGGTAATTTACACTGCCGAACGCCGCACCAAAGAGATAGGTATACGTAAAGTACTGGGTGCATCGGTAGCGCAAATTACCCTGCTGCTCTCTAAAGATTTTGTAAAACTGGTTATCATGGCTATTGTAATAGCATCGCCCCTGGCCTGGTACGCCATGAACAAGTGGCTGCAAAACTTTAACTATCACATTACCATAAGCTGGTGGTTATTTGCCGCTGCGGGACTACTTGCCGTTTTTATAGCCTTTGTTACGCTCAGCTTTCAATCGGTTAAGGCGGCACTTGCTAACCCTGTTAAAAATTTAAAAACCGAGTAG
- a CDS encoding DUF262 domain-containing protein, translating into MYIELDNEDDAYIIFETLNTRGKDLSVADLVKNYLTKNIKAKNSKVDLPKDKWGQIRDNIDSTTIDLDIDTFLLHVWLSKYDFTTTKTLFKKLKNTIKPGQAKSFLDDLLMDSEIYKSVFDTQLRKWNRNELPLKSSLDFLSSFKVTQQTPMVLSIMREFASGRLKFKYAKEGLEAIEHFHYIFTAITSQRSSGGIASMYSTFARELYNAKDDSEKLNAIRELKGRMREKLPTYDEFLASFRTLKFTNNYTRQKRILQYTLGKIDRHFNSSGVVINYEQMTLEHIAAQSISHKPANYDEYVGTIGNLIFIDQKTNNDLANRDFAEKIKTLIKSSVFVDDTLKSSLIWEQEQINQRTEDLAKLAFTKVFKI; encoded by the coding sequence ATTTATATTGAACTTGATAATGAAGATGATGCTTATATAATATTCGAGACGCTTAATACAAGAGGTAAAGATCTAAGTGTAGCTGATTTGGTTAAAAATTATCTCACAAAGAACATTAAAGCGAAAAATTCAAAAGTTGATTTACCAAAAGATAAATGGGGGCAAATCAGAGATAATATTGATAGTACTACTATTGATCTCGACATTGACACTTTTTTGCTCCATGTTTGGCTGTCGAAATATGATTTTACGACTACCAAAACTTTATTTAAAAAATTAAAGAACACAATTAAACCAGGACAAGCAAAGTCTTTCTTAGACGACTTGTTAATGGACTCTGAGATTTATAAATCAGTTTTTGATACTCAATTACGTAAATGGAATCGAAATGAATTACCACTAAAATCATCACTTGACTTTTTGTCAAGTTTTAAGGTGACCCAACAAACACCTATGGTTTTATCAATTATGAGGGAGTTTGCTTCAGGACGATTAAAGTTTAAATATGCTAAGGAAGGTTTAGAGGCAATAGAACATTTTCACTATATTTTTACTGCTATTACTTCGCAACGCTCTTCTGGAGGTATAGCTTCAATGTATTCTACTTTTGCGAGGGAACTATATAATGCAAAAGATGATAGTGAAAAGTTAAATGCTATTCGTGAATTGAAAGGACGAATGAGAGAAAAACTGCCTACTTATGATGAGTTTTTAGCAAGCTTTAGAACATTAAAATTCACTAACAACTATACAAGACAAAAACGCATTCTTCAATATACTTTAGGAAAAATAGATCGTCATTTTAATAGTAGTGGAGTTGTAATCAACTATGAACAAATGACATTAGAGCACATAGCAGCTCAAAGTATTTCACATAAACCTGCTAATTATGATGAATATGTTGGCACTATAGGAAATTTAATTTTCATCGATCAAAAAACCAATAACGATTTGGCAAATAGAGACTTTGCTGAGAAAATTAAAACTTTAATAAAATCAAGTGTTTTTGTCGATGATACATTGAAATCTTCTTTGATATGGGAACAGGAACAAATAAATCAGCGAACAGAAGATTTAGCAAAACTTGCATTTACAAAAGTATTCAAAATTTAA
- a CDS encoding lmo0937 family membrane protein encodes MRSLLYIIAVILIIGWAISVFAYSVSGLIHILIVLAVISLILGMFRGPSSSAI; translated from the coding sequence ATGAGATCATTATTGTACATCATTGCCGTTATCCTGATCATAGGTTGGGCAATCAGCGTATTTGCTTATTCAGTAAGCGGTTTAATTCATATTTTAATTGTACTGGCGGTTATTTCGCTGATATTGGGTATGTTCAGAGGCCCATCGTCTTCGGCAATATAA
- a CDS encoding DUF262 domain-containing protein has translation MKITCIDKEIRKVFETGYYHIPRFQRPYSWEKDQVLEFWSDSVIDSEADYFIGSIVVYTKSGGELFGVVDGQQRLTTITMILCALRDFYVKEGFQNLANGVHVLIEKTNLEDENQFVLQTETSYPYFQEHIQKFDEPETLVNFGYEEINLKNAFAQITNFIKETIQLIKNDKQLDKSQKTEATKLKLNEIRDKI, from the coding sequence ATGAAAATTACTTGTATAGATAAAGAGATACGTAAAGTTTTCGAGACAGGATATTATCATATTCCAAGATTTCAACGTCCCTATTCATGGGAAAAAGATCAAGTACTTGAATTTTGGAGTGACTCAGTTATTGACAGTGAAGCCGACTACTTTATCGGCTCAATAGTGGTTTATACCAAAAGCGGGGGAGAGTTATTTGGGGTAGTTGACGGCCAACAACGATTAACTACTATTACGATGATTTTATGCGCATTGAGAGATTTTTACGTTAAAGAAGGGTTCCAAAATTTAGCAAATGGAGTTCATGTTTTAATAGAGAAAACTAACCTTGAAGATGAAAACCAGTTTGTTCTACAAACTGAAACATCATACCCTTACTTCCAAGAACACATTCAAAAATTTGATGAACCTGAAACATTGGTCAATTTTGGTTATGAAGAGATAAATCTTAAAAATGCTTTCGCTCAAATAACAAATTTCATCAAGGAAACAATTCAATTAATCAAGAATGATAAACAACTTGATAAGAGCCAAAAAACTGAAGCTACGAAATTAAAACTAAATGAAATTCGTGACAAAATTTAA
- a CDS encoding IS3 family transposase yields the protein MTAHSRGLRELCGLLGYSTQAYYQYLKATERRSFGQEELVQQVLAYRREQPRIGTRKLFSLLQPAIGRDAFFVLLRESGLLVRQKRRHARTTFSYHRFRKYPDLVKEMVIDRPGQLWVSDITYIRMGEGFAYLSLVTDAYSRKVIGFSMSHDLSTDNCLQALKMALKQREGNHPLVHHSDRGIQYCSGAYTELLKQNGISISMTQSGNPRDNAIAERVNGILKMELLQERYADISSARQSIRQAVIIYNTLRPHSSLDMMTPEQAHRLTGPIKRRWQNYYPVKQQYADVV from the coding sequence ATAACGGCACATTCACGTGGCTTGCGTGAACTGTGCGGACTGCTTGGTTACAGCACACAAGCTTATTATCAGTATTTAAAAGCAACGGAACGTCGGAGCTTCGGCCAGGAAGAGCTCGTCCAGCAGGTACTGGCTTACCGCAGGGAGCAACCCCGTATAGGGACGAGGAAGCTGTTTTCACTGCTGCAGCCGGCTATAGGCCGTGATGCATTCTTTGTGTTGTTACGGGAAAGCGGGCTGCTGGTGCGGCAGAAGCGCCGTCATGCACGCACCACGTTTTCCTACCACCGCTTCAGGAAGTACCCGGACCTGGTAAAAGAGATGGTTATAGACCGTCCGGGCCAGCTTTGGGTGAGCGATATTACCTATATCCGCATGGGGGAAGGCTTTGCCTATCTGAGCCTGGTAACAGATGCTTACAGCCGAAAGGTCATTGGCTTTTCAATGAGCCATGACCTTTCTACGGACAATTGCCTGCAGGCTTTAAAGATGGCACTGAAGCAACGGGAAGGAAACCATCCCCTGGTGCATCATTCGGACCGGGGCATACAATACTGCAGCGGGGCATATACGGAGTTATTAAAGCAAAATGGGATCTCTATCAGCATGACGCAAAGTGGTAACCCGCGCGACAATGCCATTGCAGAACGGGTTAACGGGATCCTCAAGATGGAACTATTGCAGGAAAGATACGCAGATATCAGCAGTGCCAGGCAAAGCATCAGGCAGGCTGTTATTATCTATAATACCCTGCGCCCGCACAGTAGCCTGGATATGATGACACCTGAACAAGCCCACAGGCTGACAGGGCCGATCAAACGAAGGTGGCAGAATTACTACCCGGTAAAGCAACAGTATGCGGATGTTGTGTAA
- a CDS encoding heavy-metal-associated domain-containing protein — MMKHTYQVTGMTCAGCQYKVQHLLSQVPHVTEAVVDLDKGQVTVAMDAHVNTPVLQDALKEYPKYQLTDAPAAHQSPISGTMSLEPEDKRTWFETYKPIVLIFFYITTVSVIAGSTLLGFDELIFMRVFMAGFFLVFSFFKMLNLDGFTDSYAMYDVIARKFKGWGYIYALLELALGLAYATNFNPAITNLVTLVVMSVSIIGVLQTVLNKKVIKCACLGAVFNLPMSTVTIIEDGLMIIMSGLMLWLM, encoded by the coding sequence ATGATGAAACATACCTATCAAGTAACCGGCATGACGTGTGCCGGTTGTCAATATAAAGTGCAACACCTGCTAAGCCAGGTACCCCACGTAACCGAAGCTGTGGTAGACCTTGACAAAGGCCAGGTTACCGTTGCCATGGATGCACACGTAAACACGCCCGTTTTACAGGATGCCCTTAAAGAATATCCGAAATACCAGCTTACCGATGCCCCGGCCGCTCACCAAAGCCCCATTAGCGGCACCATGAGCCTGGAGCCAGAAGACAAGCGCACCTGGTTTGAAACCTACAAGCCCATTGTGCTCATCTTTTTTTACATCACCACGGTATCTGTTATAGCTGGTTCAACCCTATTAGGGTTTGATGAATTGATATTCATGCGTGTGTTTATGGCGGGATTCTTCCTGGTGTTTTCATTTTTTAAAATGCTTAATCTCGATGGCTTTACCGATAGTTATGCCATGTACGATGTGATAGCCCGTAAGTTTAAGGGATGGGGTTACATTTACGCCCTGCTCGAACTGGCTTTGGGTTTAGCTTATGCCACCAATTTTAACCCGGCAATTACCAACCTGGTTACCCTTGTGGTAATGAGCGTAAGCATAATAGGCGTACTGCAAACCGTACTGAACAAAAAAGTTATCAAATGTGCCTGTTTAGGCGCAGTGTTTAACCTGCCCATGAGTACGGTTACCATTATTGAGGACGGATTAATGATTATAATGAGCGGGTTAATGCTGTGGTTAATGTAA
- a CDS encoding acyl-CoA thioesterase yields the protein MEDYKTVPYSQTTLTELMIPSYSNFGGKVHGGIILGLMDKVAYACAAKHAGNYCVTVSVDTVNFLAPVEVGELVSLLASVNYVGNSSIVIGIRVQTENIKTKEIKHTNSSYFTMVAMGEDHMPAKVPGLILQTRTEIKRFYEAYHRKELAKYYNQEQARIKNDSEIEEALRLISNERCRIELTEG from the coding sequence ATGGAAGACTACAAAACCGTACCCTACTCACAAACCACGCTAACCGAACTCATGATACCCTCATATTCCAACTTTGGAGGCAAAGTGCACGGGGGCATAATTTTAGGGCTAATGGATAAGGTTGCTTACGCCTGCGCCGCCAAACACGCTGGTAATTACTGCGTAACGGTTTCTGTTGATACGGTTAACTTCCTGGCGCCGGTTGAGGTGGGCGAACTGGTTTCGCTGCTGGCCTCGGTAAACTATGTGGGTAATTCATCCATAGTGATCGGCATCCGTGTACAAACCGAAAACATCAAGACCAAAGAAATTAAGCATACCAACTCGAGCTATTTTACCATGGTAGCCATGGGAGAGGACCATATGCCCGCCAAGGTTCCGGGACTGATATTACAAACCCGTACCGAAATTAAACGCTTTTACGAAGCCTATCACCGTAAAGAACTGGCCAAATATTACAACCAGGAACAAGCCCGCATAAAAAATGATTCGGAAATAGAAGAAGCCCTGCGCCTCATTAGCAATGAGCGTTGCCGCATTGAGCTTACCGAAGGTTAA
- a CDS encoding PH domain-containing protein, with translation MSLFSKLLGNAGVADSAELNKDYGFLMAEGEAIEIGFKLFRDVFIFTNKRLILVDKQGITGSKVEYMSVAYKSISRFSITTAGHLDLDAELNIWVSGEATASISKKFNKQVNIYDLQKILAQHVL, from the coding sequence ATGAGTTTATTTTCAAAATTACTGGGCAACGCGGGTGTTGCCGACTCTGCCGAACTGAACAAAGATTACGGCTTTTTAATGGCTGAGGGCGAAGCTATTGAAATTGGCTTTAAGCTATTTAGAGACGTATTTATTTTTACTAACAAACGCCTTATTTTGGTTGACAAACAAGGCATTACGGGCAGTAAGGTAGAGTACATGTCGGTAGCTTATAAGAGCATATCGCGCTTTAGCATTACAACGGCCGGTCACCTCGATTTGGATGCCGAACTGAACATTTGGGTATCGGGCGAAGCCACGGCCAGCATTAGCAAGAAGTTTAACAAGCAGGTTAATATTTACGATCTGCAGAAAATATTGGCGCAGCACGTATTGTAA